One Tiliqua scincoides isolate rTilSci1 chromosome 9, rTilSci1.hap2, whole genome shotgun sequence DNA segment encodes these proteins:
- the CTU2 gene encoding cytoplasmic tRNA 2-thiolation protein 2 isoform X2: protein MCEAEDGGCGGGQPARAPRSASRPLQCMKCKEGAPVVVIRVGDAFCRACFQDYFVHKFRAMLGKNRCIYPGEKVLLAFSGGPASSSMVRQVQEGLSREATKRLRFKPGILFIDEGAVCGQNSGQREEIRNQVETILQATGFPYHLLCLEEVFDLPSSVLLSASHDVTDHSQSYKEAVDGFIRRQQQHHDNVGDAVNLPEQLTELGIRDSSGREEEATPDSGLPAVSRTEELTRLFGAVKTLTAKEELLQTLRNHLILHVARTHQYTKVMTGESCTRVAVKLLTNLCLGRGAFLAVDTGFSDSRYGDVLILRPMRGFSVKEIAFYNHLFRVPSVFVPALDTKATDKASIHHLIESFLYKLQSQFPSTVNTVYRTGEKLSVSPQDATPGAPADPQRCLFCLCTLDTNIVDGSSLQSTLLSEQLSQKLPQPAGSSCCGEAQGQAGCCGSPPASGATPSSALLPPLLCYSCRLTVKDMRDSEPLPAYIHSEAERRQRRYQAGLEGCHEARDPGVPAGRGQ, encoded by the exons ATGTGCGAAGCTGAAGACGGAGGCTGTGGCGGGGGGCAGCCCGCGAGGGCGCCGCGGAGCGC GAGCCGCCCCCTGCAGTGCATGAAGTGCAAAGAGGGTGCACCGGTGGTGGTCATCCGCGTGGGAGATGCTTTCTGCAG GGCTTGTTTTCAAGATTATTTTGTCCACAAGTTCCGTGCCATGCTGGGGAAAAATCGCTGCATTTACCCCGGAGAGAAG GTTCTCCTTGCATTTTCGGGTGGTCCTGCCTCCAGTTCAATGGTGCGCCAAGTCCAAGAG GGCCTGAGTCGGGAAGCAACCAAGAGACTCCGCTTCAAGCCAGGCATCCTCTTCATTGACG AGGGTGCTGTATGTGGACAAAACTCAGGCCAGCGGGAGGAGATCCGGAACCAGGTGGAGACGATCCTGCAAGCCACGGGGTTCCCTTACCACCTGCTGTGTTTGGAAGAG GTGTTTGACCTCCCCAGTTCAGTCTTGCTCTCTGCTTCCCATGACGTCACCGACCACAGCCAGAGCTACAAGGAAGCCGTGGATGGCTTCATACGGCGGCAGCAGCAACATCATGATAACGTGGGGGACGCTGTAAACCTGCCAGAGCAGCTGACTGAGCTTGGCATACGAGACTCttcagggagggaagaggaggcaaCTCCAGACTCTGGGTTGCCTGCTGTTTCTCGTACTGAAGAACTGACCCGGCTCTTTGGAGCTGTGAAGACCCTGACTGCCAAAGAGGAGCTTCTGCAAACCCTCCG GAACCACCTGATCTTGCATGTAGCCCGGACACATCAGTACACCAAGGTGATGACGGGAGAGAGCTGCACCCGTGTGGCTGTCAAGCTGCTGACCAACCTCTGCCTGGGCCGGGGGGCCTTCCTGGCAGTAGATACG GGCTTCTCAGACAGTCGCTATGGTGATGTTCTTATTCTGCGGCCCATGCGAGGATTTTCTGTGAAAGAGATTGCCTTCTACAATCATCTCTTCAGAGTGCCCTCTGTCTTCGTGCCTGCGCTGGACACCAAA gCCACTGACAAAGCCAGCATCCACCACCTGATCGAAAGCTTCCTCTACAAGCTGCAGTCTCAGTTCCCCTCCACGGTCAACACTGTTTACCG GACAGGTGAGAAGCTCAGCGTCTCCCCTCAAGATGCAACGCCTGGTGCACCTGCAGATCCACAGCGATGCCTCTTCTGCCTCTGTACCTTGGATACGAACATTG TGGATGGTTCCTCCTTGCAGTCGACCCTGCTGTCGGAGCAACTCAGCCAGAAGCTCCCACAACCTGCAGGGAGCAGCTGCTGTGGAGAGGCCCAGGGCCAAGCTGGCTGCTGCGGGAGCCCTCCAGCgtcagg AGCCACACCTTCCAGTGCCCTGCTTCCACCATTGCTCTGCTATAGCTGCCGACTGACTGTCAAAGACATG AGAGACTCGGAGCCCCTCCCAGCATACATCCACTCAGAGGCCGAGCGTCGGCAGCGCAGGTACCAGGCAGGACTAGAG GGCTGCCATGAAGCAAGAGATCCAGGAGTTCCTGCTGGAAGAGGACAGTGA
- the RNF166 gene encoding E3 ubiquitin-protein ligase RNF166: MAAAMFRSLLVSAGGGGSREAPPPPPAAPPAAPPVPPEGAALEAQFSCPICLEVFQRAVRIAPCRHTFCGECLQPCLQVPSPLCPLCRMPFDPKKVEKASSVEKQLSSYKAPCRGCSKKVTLAKMRSHVTSCGKVQEQMANCPKFVPVVPTSQPIPSNIPNRSTFVCPYCGARNLDQQELVKHCMENHRNDPNKVVCPVCSAMPWGDPSYKSANFLQHLLHRHKFSYDTFVDYNIDEEAALQAALALSLSEN, from the exons ATGGCCGCCGCGATGTTCCGGAGCCTGCTGGTGTCGGCGGGGGGCGGGGGGTCCCGGGAGGCTCCGCCGCCTCCCCCGGCCGCCCCCCCGGCCGCGCCGCCCGTGCCGCCCGAGGGCGCCGCCCTGGAGGCCCAGTTCAGCTGCCCCATCTGCCTCGAGGTCTTCCAGCGCGCCGTCCGCATCGCTCCCTGCAGGCACAC GTTCTGTGGGGAGTGCCTGCAGCCGTGCCTCCAAGTCCCGTCTCCGCTCTGCCCACTCTGCCGCATGCCTTTTGACCCCAAAAAGGTGGAAAAGGCCTCCAGTGTAGAGAAGCAGCTGTCCTCCTACAAGGCACCCTGCCGAGGCTGCAGCAAAAAG GTGACACTTGCAAAAATGAGGTCCCATGTCACATCCTGCGGGAAAGTCCAGGAGCAGATGGCCAACTGTCCAAAGTTTGTTCCTGTGGTCCCGACTTCTCAACCCATTCCCAG CAATATCCCAAACCGGTCCACGTTTGTCTGCCCCTACTGCGGAGCACGGAACCTCGATCAGCAGGAGTTGGTCAAACACTGCATGGAGAACCACCGCAATGATCCCAACAAAGTG GTATGTCCAGTCTGTTCGGCCATGCCGTGGGGGGACCCCAGTTATAAAAGTGCCAACTTTCTCCAGCATCTCCTACACAGGCACAAGTTCTCATATGACACATTTGTG GACTACAACATTGACGAAGAGGCTGCGTTGCAAGCTGCCCTGGCACTCTCCCTCTCCGAGAACTGA
- the CTU2 gene encoding cytoplasmic tRNA 2-thiolation protein 2 isoform X1, whose protein sequence is MCEAEDGGCGGGQPARAPRSASRPLQCMKCKEGAPVVVIRVGDAFCRACFQDYFVHKFRAMLGKNRCIYPGEKVLLAFSGGPASSSMVRQVQEGLSREATKRLRFKPGILFIDEGAVCGQNSGQREEIRNQVETILQATGFPYHLLCLEEVFDLPSSVLLSASHDVTDHSQSYKEAVDGFIRRQQQHHDNVGDAVNLPEQLTELGIRDSSGREEEATPDSGLPAVSRTEELTRLFGAVKTLTAKEELLQTLRNHLILHVARTHQYTKVMTGESCTRVAVKLLTNLCLGRGAFLAVDTGFSDSRYGDVLILRPMRGFSVKEIAFYNHLFRVPSVFVPALDTKATDKASIHHLIESFLYKLQSQFPSTVNTVYRTGEKLSVSPQDATPGAPADPQRCLFCLCTLDTNIVDGSSLQSTLLSEQLSQKLPQPAGSSCCGEAQGQAGCCGSPPASGATPSSALLPPLLCYSCRLTVKDMRDSEPLPAYIHSEAERRQRRAAMKQEIQEFLLEEDSDDEGLPQS, encoded by the exons ATGTGCGAAGCTGAAGACGGAGGCTGTGGCGGGGGGCAGCCCGCGAGGGCGCCGCGGAGCGC GAGCCGCCCCCTGCAGTGCATGAAGTGCAAAGAGGGTGCACCGGTGGTGGTCATCCGCGTGGGAGATGCTTTCTGCAG GGCTTGTTTTCAAGATTATTTTGTCCACAAGTTCCGTGCCATGCTGGGGAAAAATCGCTGCATTTACCCCGGAGAGAAG GTTCTCCTTGCATTTTCGGGTGGTCCTGCCTCCAGTTCAATGGTGCGCCAAGTCCAAGAG GGCCTGAGTCGGGAAGCAACCAAGAGACTCCGCTTCAAGCCAGGCATCCTCTTCATTGACG AGGGTGCTGTATGTGGACAAAACTCAGGCCAGCGGGAGGAGATCCGGAACCAGGTGGAGACGATCCTGCAAGCCACGGGGTTCCCTTACCACCTGCTGTGTTTGGAAGAG GTGTTTGACCTCCCCAGTTCAGTCTTGCTCTCTGCTTCCCATGACGTCACCGACCACAGCCAGAGCTACAAGGAAGCCGTGGATGGCTTCATACGGCGGCAGCAGCAACATCATGATAACGTGGGGGACGCTGTAAACCTGCCAGAGCAGCTGACTGAGCTTGGCATACGAGACTCttcagggagggaagaggaggcaaCTCCAGACTCTGGGTTGCCTGCTGTTTCTCGTACTGAAGAACTGACCCGGCTCTTTGGAGCTGTGAAGACCCTGACTGCCAAAGAGGAGCTTCTGCAAACCCTCCG GAACCACCTGATCTTGCATGTAGCCCGGACACATCAGTACACCAAGGTGATGACGGGAGAGAGCTGCACCCGTGTGGCTGTCAAGCTGCTGACCAACCTCTGCCTGGGCCGGGGGGCCTTCCTGGCAGTAGATACG GGCTTCTCAGACAGTCGCTATGGTGATGTTCTTATTCTGCGGCCCATGCGAGGATTTTCTGTGAAAGAGATTGCCTTCTACAATCATCTCTTCAGAGTGCCCTCTGTCTTCGTGCCTGCGCTGGACACCAAA gCCACTGACAAAGCCAGCATCCACCACCTGATCGAAAGCTTCCTCTACAAGCTGCAGTCTCAGTTCCCCTCCACGGTCAACACTGTTTACCG GACAGGTGAGAAGCTCAGCGTCTCCCCTCAAGATGCAACGCCTGGTGCACCTGCAGATCCACAGCGATGCCTCTTCTGCCTCTGTACCTTGGATACGAACATTG TGGATGGTTCCTCCTTGCAGTCGACCCTGCTGTCGGAGCAACTCAGCCAGAAGCTCCCACAACCTGCAGGGAGCAGCTGCTGTGGAGAGGCCCAGGGCCAAGCTGGCTGCTGCGGGAGCCCTCCAGCgtcagg AGCCACACCTTCCAGTGCCCTGCTTCCACCATTGCTCTGCTATAGCTGCCGACTGACTGTCAAAGACATG AGAGACTCGGAGCCCCTCCCAGCATACATCCACTCAGAGGCCGAGCGTCGGCAGCGCAG GGCTGCCATGAAGCAAGAGATCCAGGAGTTCCTGCTGGAAGAGGACAGTGATGATGAGGGTCTTCCTCAGAGCTGA